From a single Sorghum bicolor cultivar BTx623 chromosome 5, Sorghum_bicolor_NCBIv3, whole genome shotgun sequence genomic region:
- the LOC8068735 gene encoding putative disease resistance protein RGA1 isoform X4, with protein sequence MVGVGEMLAGAVIKEVVSKLPALLQASVQGPLNRIQGFKEDLEVMNMTLESIEAEIADAEKRSINDDSARLWLKRLKNVAYEISDMFDDFQPDRPPGKLQSTQKWYKVIFQKLHWMKL encoded by the coding sequence ATGGTGGGCGTCGGGGAGATGCTGGCCGGGGCCGTCATAAAGGAAGTTGTCAGCAAGCTGCCTGCGCTGCTCCAGGCTTCAGTCCAAGGTCCGCTCAACAGGATCCAGGGCTTCAAGGAAGACCTCGAGGTCATGAACATGACGCTCGAATCCATCGAGGCGGAAATCGCGGATGCAGAGAAGCGGTCTATCAACGACGACAGCGCGCGACTGTGGCTGAAACGCCTCAAGAATGTGGCCTACGAGATCTCTGATATGTTTGATGACTTCCAACCCGACAGGCCGCCAGGCAAGCTGCAGAGCACTCAAAAGTGGTACAAG